The nucleotide window AGTTCAGGTTGTTCTTCCTTATGTTTTAATGGATGGAGAAGCTAAAGTAAATGGTGCAAAAATAACAGGAAACAGAACGGGTTTTGGGGATATGCGCATCAGGTTGGGAGTCAATTTATTGGGATCTCCGGCTTTGGGTATAAAGGAATTTAGACAATATCAGCAAAAAACAATTTTTGGGGTAAGTTTAGTTACTTCGATTCCCACAGGTCTTTATTATTCTGATAAAAGGGTAAATATAGGAACCAACCGTTGGGGATTTAAACCAGAGGTAGGGATTTCCAAACGGTTTGAACATGTTTATGCAGAGTTGTATTCCGGAGTCTGGTTTTATACTAAAAATGATGAGTTCCTTGGAAATCAGGAATTAAATCAAGAACCAGTCGTTGCTTTTCAGGGGCATGCCTGTTATTATTTCAAAAACCAAATGTGGCTTGGTATTAATGCCAACTGGTTTAGCGGTGGGAAAACCACGGTTGATGATTTACCTGCAGGAAGTGTTATCAATGCTTCCAGAATTGGGGCAACCTGGTCTGTACCATTATCCAGAAGTCAGTCTGTTAAATTGCAGTTCAATACAGGGATGTTTAAGAGCATTGGCTTGAACTATGATTCGGTTATGCTTACTTATCAATATGTATTTTTTTGAGTGGTGTTTTTTTTCTTTCGAATTATCAATAAATAGGTTAATGAATTATTCAAATTTTATAAAAATAAAAAAGGTATCAGTTATTGTAACAATAGCTTGCCTTTTCTATGAAGTTGGATTTTCTCAAAATACTGATGGGGTCAGACTAGTAAAATTGGACGAAGTCATACAATTGGGAATTCAGAACAATAATCAGCTTAAAATGGCCAATACAGATGTTGCAACGGCCAATGAAAATTTAAGCCAATCCCATATAGCCAAAGCACCTGTAATAGGTTTGAATATGGCTTATAATTATATTGGCAATCCTAAAGTTTTTGAAGGGTTTTATGAAAAAAACACGACCATTGATTATTATCATCATCAAGGTTCGGCAGGTATTTTCGGTTCCATGCCTTTGTATTATGGAGGAGCAATCAATAATCAAATTGAAAAACAACAACTGATTGTTAATATGCAGGAATCAGTCGCCAAAATGACCGAAGCCGAGATAAAACAAACTATTACAACGCAATTTTTTACCCTCGAAAAATTATACAAACAAATAGAAGTTACAAAGCAAAATATACTCAATACCGATTTGCGTATTAAACAATTGCAATCTAGGGTTGCCAATGGTCAGAATCTTAAAAGTGATTTGTTACGAACAGAATTACAAAAGTCGAATTTTGAAGTGGCTGTTTTTCGTAGTTCCAATTCTATTGAATTAATCAGTAATTATCTGGATATATTGACCGGATTGCCAACCAATACCAAACTGAAACCTGTTTTGGATGGAATTTTGATTCCAAAAGCAGAGGTGAGTCTCGAGGAAAGTTTGGCGGATGCCTATGAAAACCGATACGAAATTAAAAGATCGGAAATCAATGTAAAAATTGCCGAATCGTCTTTGGACATAACCCGAAGCGGATTTAAACCGTATATCAATGCTAATTTGCTTTTTAATACACAATATCCGGCTCAATGGCCAAACTATACTGATAATATTCTGAATTATTGGGCTGCTGGAGTATCACTTGGATGGGATATTTCTAGTTTTTATAATTTAAAACACAGAACCAATGCAGACCAACTACAAATTGATAAAAGTAATATTGCGCTTGAAGCAACCAAAGATGTAATTAATCAGGATGTAAAAGCGGCGTATGTTCGTTTTATGGAAAGTGTTAGAAATATTACAACTTTTAAAAAAGACGTTGATTTGGCGTTGAGCAATTATAAAATTGTAAAAAGCCGTTATGATAATGATTTTGCCCTAATCAGTGATATCGTTGATGCAGAATTGCAGTTGAACGAAGCCAAAATTTCATTGAATAATGCCAATATAGAAGCCATTATTCAATATTATTCTTTACAGTATGCTATGGGTAAACTTTAAAATTATTTTATGAGCGAAGCGAATACATCCAGCGAAGTTGCCGTAAAAAGCGAGAAAATGAGAAACACGATATTGACTGTTTTATCTTTTGTTTTCATCATAGGTGGGGGCATTTGGATATTAAGTTTGTTTTTTGATTTTCATCGGTATGAAACAACCAATAATGCCCAGGTAGAATCCTATATCAACAGCATAACTGCCAGGGCAACAGGGCACGTGTCAGTCATTAATTTTGATTCTCATCAGTTTATTCATAAAGGAGATACGCTGGTTGTTCTTGAAGATGAGGAATACAAAATAAAAGTTAGACAAGCCGAAGCCGATTTGGCTGTCGCCGAAGGAAACCTCCATTCATTGGAACAATCTGTGATTACGGCTATTTCAAACGAAGCTGCTTCCAAGGATAAATTGTCAGGTGATATGGCCGACCTTGAAAAAGCCCAAAAAGATTATGAACGTTTCAGAAATATGTACGCCGATTCTGCCGTAACACGAAACCAATACGATCAGGTGGTTTCGAAGCTGCAATCTACCAAAGCGTATCTCAATGCGGGTGAAAAAGAATTAATGGCGAGCCGATCGGTTACAAAACAAAGCCACACAAATCTTGAGGCTTCAAATGCAACTGTTGCTAGAAAAAAAGCCGATTTGGAAAATGCTTTATTGCAACTGTCTTACACCTACATCATTGCTCAGGCCGATGGTTATGTGGGCGAAAGAACCATATCAGTTGGTGAATTGATAAACGCCAATCAAGTAATTGCAACAATGGTTTTGAACCAAAAACTTTGGGTAAATGCCAATTTTAAAGAAACTCAAATTGAGAAAATTAAATTGGGACAAGAAGCTACTATTGTAATTGATGCGCTCGATGGAAAGGAATTCAAAGGAAAAGTAGTAGGTTTTTCACCGGCAACAGGAGCCAAATTCTCTATGGTAGAACCAGATAATTCCACAGGGAATTTCGTGAAAATCACACAACGTATTCCAGTGAAAATTGACTTTGAAGCGTCTGGAAAAGAATTGGCTGAAGTAAAACCCGGAATGAATGTCACTGTTGAAATCAATAAATGAGTTTGAATTGGCTCAGAGATTTAACCGCAAAGTGCACAAGGAATACCGCAAAGTTCGCAAAGCTTTGCGTTCATAGCGTTCACTTTGCGAACCTTGCGGTTAAGTAGTTACTGTAAAAAATAAATAAAAATGGCTTTAATCAAAAAAGGAAGTGTGTTTACCCTCGTAGGACTTTATCTCCTTACAATTCCTTTTTTTAACGCTCTGAATGTTACCTCTTATGACAATTCGCAGATATTAGGACATTTTGGAGCGTCTACAACCGAGTTTACCTATTCGACCTATATTCCATTTTTTGCAATGTTGGGTTTTTTGCCTTTGGGCTTGAAAATCGGGAAACAAATTCCGATGCGAACAATGATTTTGTCAGTTAGTTTTTTGTCCATCATTTTTAATACAGCATCCCTATTTGCAGAAACTATAGTGTGGTTTACCATCTGGCGATCACTATTGGCTATTTTGTCAATCATCGGAATTTTTGCAACCATAATTCCAATCCTTTTAAAATACAATCCCACTTTTAATATGCCTATTTTGTACGGGATTGTTCAGTTTATTCTTCAGGGAAGTAAGCAATTGTATCAATATTTTGGAACACAAATGACTAGCGTACACAATTGGACATTTGGAATTTATTTTCTGAATGTCAATTTTTTGTTGGCAATACTCTTGGCCTGGATTTTT belongs to Flavobacterium gilvum and includes:
- a CDS encoding HlyD family secretion protein, with the translated sequence MSEANTSSEVAVKSEKMRNTILTVLSFVFIIGGGIWILSLFFDFHRYETTNNAQVESYINSITARATGHVSVINFDSHQFIHKGDTLVVLEDEEYKIKVRQAEADLAVAEGNLHSLEQSVITAISNEAASKDKLSGDMADLEKAQKDYERFRNMYADSAVTRNQYDQVVSKLQSTKAYLNAGEKELMASRSVTKQSHTNLEASNATVARKKADLENALLQLSYTYIIAQADGYVGERTISVGELINANQVIATMVLNQKLWVNANFKETQIEKIKLGQEATIVIDALDGKEFKGKVVGFSPATGAKFSMVEPDNSTGNFVKITQRIPVKIDFEASGKELAEVKPGMNVTVEINK
- a CDS encoding transporter gives rise to the protein MIVQDFICGKKNWFFLAFFLFVFNKSFSQDLEPRAYANMPKGGNVIVASYGYMKGDVVTEPNLPVEDFLIKSNNFAAGYMHTFGLADKLARVQVVLPYVLMDGEAKVNGAKITGNRTGFGDMRIRLGVNLLGSPALGIKEFRQYQQKTIFGVSLVTSIPTGLYYSDKRVNIGTNRWGFKPEVGISKRFEHVYAELYSGVWFYTKNDEFLGNQELNQEPVVAFQGHACYYFKNQMWLGINANWFSGGKTTVDDLPAGSVINASRIGATWSVPLSRSQSVKLQFNTGMFKSIGLNYDSVMLTYQYVFF
- a CDS encoding TolC family protein, whose protein sequence is MNYSNFIKIKKVSVIVTIACLFYEVGFSQNTDGVRLVKLDEVIQLGIQNNNQLKMANTDVATANENLSQSHIAKAPVIGLNMAYNYIGNPKVFEGFYEKNTTIDYYHHQGSAGIFGSMPLYYGGAINNQIEKQQLIVNMQESVAKMTEAEIKQTITTQFFTLEKLYKQIEVTKQNILNTDLRIKQLQSRVANGQNLKSDLLRTELQKSNFEVAVFRSSNSIELISNYLDILTGLPTNTKLKPVLDGILIPKAEVSLEESLADAYENRYEIKRSEINVKIAESSLDITRSGFKPYINANLLFNTQYPAQWPNYTDNILNYWAAGVSLGWDISSFYNLKHRTNADQLQIDKSNIALEATKDVINQDVKAAYVRFMESVRNITTFKKDVDLALSNYKIVKSRYDNDFALISDIVDAELQLNEAKISLNNANIEAIIQYYSLQYAMGKL